One part of the Raphanus sativus cultivar WK10039 unplaced genomic scaffold, ASM80110v3 Scaffold2034, whole genome shotgun sequence genome encodes these proteins:
- the LOC130505136 gene encoding probable carbohydrate esterase At4g34215 — protein MEGKSTTSAAESLEIQSHPPSQIFILSEQSNMAGCGGGVKDRHLNRCVSDEFVPSECVPDLSILRLSTDLRWEEARESLHADIDTSKVCGVGPGMAFTNAVRNRLESDSDDMIGLFLFFVLQHKNRITL, from the coding sequence ATGGAAGGAAAATCTACCACCTCCGCCGCTGAGTCACTGGAGATCCAATCCCATCCTCCGAGTCAGATCTTTATCCTCTCCGAACAAAGCAACATGGCCGGATGCGGCGGCGGCGTCAAGGATCGCCACCTCAACCGTTGTGTATCGGATGAGTTCGTTCCGTCGGAATGCGTGCCGGACTTGTCGATCCTCCGCCTGAGCACAGATCTCCGGTGGGAGGAAGCGCGCGAGTCGCTCCATGCCGACATTGATACCAGTAAAGTGTGCGGCGTAGGCCCGGGGATGGCGTTCACAAACGCGGTGAGGAACCGGTTGGAATCGGATTCCGATGACATGATCGGactttttttgttctttgtacTTCAACATAAAAACCGTATAACTTTGTAG